In Paenibacillus sp. JQZ6Y-1, a single window of DNA contains:
- a CDS encoding copper amine oxidase N-terminal domain-containing protein yields the protein MNMKQLAMTTLASLILTSVIGTIAPVASAATSSVEVLLNARKMSFPDAKPFQDENSAVMVPIRFVSEKLGAKVGWSNVAGRQTVTLKTDDHSVVMTVGSTTAVIDGESKQYDSKVILKQSRTFVPLRLVSEGLGQPVNWDQVGKWVWIGSKDVPSITDLNLKKQSIASVKKYFKTNDYFLKNSADKPYKEAAILQVKDLPVKIDGVTIYDIQPVNIDGGQYFRVRTDRYSQPLLYLTKKEDFRLRSDVTRMMTKNGDKTMFYYFNLLSHADVDLQGIVDKNPLRAKDLDYVMMSDTQENSLVLLSNPWRQ from the coding sequence ATGAATATGAAACAACTGGCAATGACAACACTGGCGAGTTTGATTCTTACTAGTGTTATTGGGACTATAGCTCCGGTAGCAAGCGCAGCGACATCGAGTGTAGAGGTATTGCTGAATGCACGGAAAATGAGTTTTCCAGATGCGAAGCCGTTTCAGGATGAGAACAGTGCGGTTATGGTACCGATTCGGTTTGTATCCGAGAAACTGGGTGCAAAAGTAGGCTGGAGCAATGTTGCTGGTAGACAGACCGTTACATTGAAAACGGACGATCATAGCGTGGTGATGACGGTTGGATCGACGACTGCTGTGATTGATGGGGAAAGCAAACAGTATGATAGCAAGGTGATATTGAAGCAGAGCCGGACGTTCGTGCCATTACGTCTAGTGAGTGAGGGCCTGGGTCAACCAGTAAACTGGGATCAGGTGGGGAAATGGGTCTGGATTGGTAGTAAGGATGTGCCGTCGATTACGGATCTGAACTTGAAAAAGCAGTCGATTGCGTCCGTGAAGAAATATTTTAAGACAAATGACTATTTTTTGAAAAATTCGGCGGATAAGCCATACAAAGAAGCAGCAATTCTGCAAGTAAAAGATCTGCCGGTGAAGATCGACGGTGTGACGATTTACGACATTCAGCCAGTAAACATTGACGGGGGACAATACTTCCGAGTACGGACGGACCGATACAGTCAACCGTTGTTGTATCTCACCAAAAAAGAGGATTTTCGGTTACGCTCAGATGTTACTAGAATGATGACAAAAAATGGTGATAAGACTATGTTTTATTACTTTAATTTACTGTCACACGCTGATGTTGATTTACAGGGGATTGTAGATAAAAACCCGCTACGTGCAAAGGATTTGGACTATGTAATGATGTCAGATACACAGGAAAATTCACTAGTATTGCTGTCCAATCCATGGAGGCAATAG
- a CDS encoding ABC transporter permease, with protein sequence MEENASKGLSLTATIFLTIGLITIAVSIYFIAVAGTKTAQDDMSGLTNTLQQSKFSAYDNSIVSGSQIINVVRQYMKQDAFGVTVTTGKGSTTTYGNAFDATTGEVTSTSKNEDLTNAQSQSEAGYINPSGRFLSKVVTDKNGVVRGLIFQQR encoded by the coding sequence ATGGAAGAGAATGCTTCAAAAGGATTATCACTGACGGCTACCATCTTTTTAACAATTGGTTTGATCACTATCGCAGTTTCGATTTACTTTATCGCAGTAGCTGGTACGAAAACGGCACAGGACGATATGTCGGGCTTGACGAATACGTTGCAACAAAGCAAATTTTCTGCTTATGACAATTCCATTGTATCGGGCAGTCAGATTATTAACGTAGTTCGACAATATATGAAGCAGGATGCATTTGGAGTAACAGTAACGACAGGGAAAGGCTCTACAACCACTTACGGAAATGCCTTTGATGCAACGACAGGTGAAGTAACTAGTACATCAAAGAATGAAGATTTAACCAATGCACAAAGTCAATCAGAAGCTGGCTATATTAATCCATCAGGACGTTTTTTGTCGAAAGTAGTTACCGATAAAAACGGAGTCGTTCGAGGTTTGATTTTCCAACAAAGATAA
- a CDS encoding DUF5704 domain-containing protein, with the protein MNRLPQWVQRHKLLVAVILTLLLVLPIALIQTNSAAYAAEEPAAITPLSYYKNEAPNATDANHRYFVGMMYFDMWKGTSWDNGIEPQKHMQGMAEQKYAFNFPGRKVKSIKAEVFTPTADNLKYFSASRTDEWSKYKEFATEGTTNSDISFTTSGIGTDTATIPFKINIRLDTKSKLADDITYTCGERCNQGVYGYRIYAPVVFDIELAGKLEVYYKTTDGKSLNDIFPPRQEDMAVGTEYTFDPPKDEDYEYKGYKKSTTGDAPSGDMQDGQPPAFTYKGNFDTYTAYQYYQALEPCQDGQTKADNPQCEPEEPPPTGICTWTIEPPEVADTQEKTFMSSVASGHILADDLSNDRHFDATRGIPTSENLYANAWDYSYLFNHTFDNMEGNVKYNCSMSVKYHLTWTSAKGRPRSTDETKHYTFDFSLPYAYWQINRLEVLQISGATMENYALPGGSIILSPMQTPPSTKLRHSDDEKDHVKPANTIKFSYSPPTVRGGHSKPTPPNDKDKLRNMAKNNTDDPDVRNDKLDFTFSGTTTEVMNGDWVKNEGEAPSEIPDAPLIRPFKETKEMTLYKANLTISKTLVNKANTPATGTIYFKLQDNQVNGVGDMRYPIHNINTVTVHTPVVNYSEITDDQAHNQKTEPNTQRAALILERPFTVRIPTEGQHLNGSSYPGYGDRDYAKYFRTKQVRFPFDVYNEDRTKFIAKDTWTDIPVKQLDTTFQLPVWVDEGDYTVYYRNIAENAPTNFTTQQDANTQLANHVATDTIDVEVIGRLYDFHLTDIADYNWETVFRTQKGSSQPTGLSYWVGENGIDGQPRGNEQPFMLPIHAGSHPQQGFKNAAIKLGYHFKFDLKTKGNMFSNLDGIRITTDFRYYKKDGSATVPVDLYYRDAKQTFIKIGSAQDQEKRYSILNERLRNVPEQEMLDTADWKYKTYYTPEQLAGVTQQKFETNYINNVTQQKTSVGNFAQLLLPEQLRTLIGPKTGIPTNASATVERANASIQTWYGEYSLPAETYMVERGTDIAEYARKHGGLDEKSPIWLRQGYVVVNFNIESIQQGDLKHPHLQYIHAPQMNAKKRNQWQMEGFQDQMIDAYHHTFSLQDGDVAFYHAGQSSKDDFGAQAPH; encoded by the coding sequence ATGAATCGACTTCCCCAATGGGTGCAGCGGCATAAACTACTTGTTGCCGTAATCTTGACGCTCCTTCTGGTATTGCCTATCGCACTGATCCAGACGAACTCGGCGGCATATGCCGCCGAGGAACCAGCAGCCATTACGCCACTCAGTTACTACAAAAACGAAGCGCCAAATGCCACCGACGCGAACCACCGGTACTTTGTCGGCATGATGTACTTTGACATGTGGAAAGGCACATCTTGGGACAATGGCATTGAGCCGCAAAAACATATGCAGGGCATGGCAGAACAAAAATACGCCTTCAATTTCCCCGGACGCAAAGTCAAAAGTATCAAAGCGGAAGTGTTTACACCGACAGCGGATAATCTCAAGTATTTCTCAGCTTCACGGACAGACGAATGGAGCAAATACAAAGAATTTGCTACAGAAGGCACAACGAACAGCGATATTTCATTCACCACGTCCGGGATCGGAACGGATACAGCTACCATCCCGTTTAAGATCAATATCCGTTTAGACACCAAAAGCAAACTAGCCGACGACATTACGTACACTTGCGGCGAGCGCTGTAACCAAGGGGTCTATGGCTACCGGATTTACGCGCCGGTGGTATTCGACATCGAGCTGGCGGGCAAGCTGGAGGTCTACTACAAGACCACGGACGGCAAGTCGCTGAACGACATCTTCCCGCCACGTCAGGAAGATATGGCAGTCGGTACCGAATACACATTCGACCCGCCGAAGGACGAGGATTACGAGTACAAAGGCTACAAGAAAAGCACCACCGGCGACGCGCCCAGCGGCGATATGCAGGACGGGCAGCCGCCTGCCTTCACGTACAAAGGCAACTTTGATACGTATACCGCTTACCAGTACTATCAGGCGTTAGAGCCGTGCCAAGATGGGCAGACGAAGGCAGACAATCCGCAGTGTGAACCGGAAGAACCCCCGCCAACTGGCATTTGCACTTGGACGATAGAACCGCCAGAAGTAGCTGATACGCAAGAGAAAACATTTATGAGTTCTGTCGCATCTGGACACATCCTAGCAGACGATCTCAGTAACGATCGCCACTTCGATGCGACACGCGGCATTCCTACTAGCGAAAACCTATACGCGAATGCGTGGGATTACAGCTACTTATTCAATCATACGTTTGATAATATGGAAGGGAATGTGAAATACAATTGTAGCATGAGTGTGAAATATCATCTGACGTGGACGAGTGCTAAAGGGCGACCGCGTAGTACCGATGAGACAAAACATTATACATTTGATTTTAGCTTGCCGTATGCTTACTGGCAGATTAACCGCTTGGAAGTACTGCAGATCAGCGGCGCAACAATGGAGAATTACGCACTGCCGGGTGGAAGCATCATTCTTAGTCCGATGCAAACACCGCCATCAACAAAGCTAAGACATAGCGATGATGAAAAGGATCATGTGAAGCCGGCCAATACCATCAAGTTCAGCTATAGCCCTCCAACAGTTAGAGGAGGTCATAGCAAACCGACACCACCGAACGATAAAGATAAGCTGCGTAACATGGCAAAAAATAACACCGATGATCCGGATGTCCGTAACGACAAACTAGACTTTACATTTTCGGGAACGACCACGGAAGTGATGAATGGAGATTGGGTGAAAAACGAAGGAGAAGCGCCAAGCGAAATTCCAGATGCACCGCTCATCCGACCGTTCAAAGAAACGAAGGAAATGACGTTGTATAAAGCCAATCTGACCATTTCCAAAACGCTTGTTAACAAAGCTAATACACCAGCAACGGGCACGATTTACTTTAAGCTGCAGGACAATCAGGTGAATGGTGTCGGGGATATGCGGTATCCCATCCATAACATTAATACCGTCACTGTGCATACCCCCGTAGTCAACTACAGTGAGATTACGGATGATCAGGCGCATAATCAGAAAACGGAACCGAATACCCAGCGAGCTGCCTTGATTTTGGAACGACCCTTTACCGTACGGATTCCGACAGAAGGACAGCATTTGAATGGATCTAGTTACCCCGGCTATGGGGATCGGGATTATGCCAAATACTTCCGCACCAAGCAGGTACGCTTTCCCTTCGATGTATACAATGAGGATCGAACCAAGTTTATCGCCAAAGATACGTGGACCGATATTCCGGTCAAGCAATTGGATACTACATTTCAATTACCAGTGTGGGTAGACGAAGGGGATTATACGGTCTATTACCGGAATATTGCGGAGAATGCCCCCACTAACTTTACGACGCAGCAAGATGCCAACACCCAGTTAGCGAATCACGTCGCTACCGATACGATTGATGTGGAAGTGATCGGACGACTGTATGATTTTCATCTGACCGACATTGCGGACTACAACTGGGAAACTGTATTTCGAACCCAAAAAGGTAGCAGTCAACCAACTGGGCTGAGTTATTGGGTAGGGGAGAATGGAATCGATGGTCAGCCGCGTGGAAATGAGCAGCCGTTTATGCTACCGATTCATGCAGGGAGTCATCCGCAGCAGGGCTTCAAAAATGCAGCGATCAAATTGGGGTATCATTTCAAGTTTGATTTGAAAACCAAAGGGAATATGTTTAGTAATCTAGATGGAATACGAATAACAACAGACTTTCGATACTACAAAAAAGATGGATCTGCTACTGTTCCGGTCGATCTGTACTATCGGGATGCTAAGCAAACCTTTATAAAGATAGGGTCTGCCCAAGATCAGGAGAAGCGATATAGCATTCTAAACGAACGATTGCGCAATGTTCCCGAACAGGAAATGTTGGACACAGCAGATTGGAAATACAAGACGTATTACACTCCAGAACAGCTGGCAGGCGTTACCCAACAGAAGTTTGAAACCAATTATATCAATAACGTCACTCAACAAAAAACATCGGTAGGGAATTTTGCGCAGTTGCTGCTTCCCGAACAGCTACGAACGCTGATCGGTCCGAAAACGGGGATACCGACGAATGCATCTGCCACTGTAGAACGAGCGAATGCTTCGATACAGACATGGTATGGCGAGTACAGCTTGCCGGCTGAAACCTACATGGTAGAGCGAGGAACAGACATAGCCGAATACGCACGCAAGCATGGGGGATTGGATGAGAAGTCTCCGATTTGGCTACGGCAAGGATATGTAGTCGTGAACTTCAATATCGAGTCGATTCAGCAAGGTGATCTGAAGCATCCGCATTTGCAATACATCCATGCTCCACAAATGAATGCAAAGAAGAGGAATCAGTGGCAAATGGAAGGATTCCAAGATCAGATGATCGATGCGTATCATCATACGTTTTCGTTGCAAGATGGAGACGTAGCATTTTACCATGCTGGACAGTCCAGCAAAGATGATTTTGGTGCACAGGCGCCTCATTAG